GTGTTCGCCGAGCAGCTGCAGGATGCCGATATGGTGGTGCGAGCACCGGGTGTGCCGCCGCGGCTACTCAAAACGTCGGGCAAAATATGGTCGGCGACCAATGAGTTTTTCGACAAATGCCCAGCGCCGATTATTGGCGTGACGGGGACGAAAGGCAAGGGTACGACCTGTAGTCTGATCGCGGCGATCTTGCGGGCGGCCGGTCAGACGGTGCATCTGGTTGGGAATATTGGTGTGCCGGCACTGGACGCACTACCAAACATCACAAAAGACGACTTCGTTGTGTACGAGCTATCAAGTTTTCAGCTGTGGGATCTCGAGAAATCGCCAACTATTGCCGTGGTATTGATGATTGAGCCGGACCATTTGGAGGTGCATACGGATTTTGCCGAGTACCTTGATGCCAAGAAAAATATTTGTCGTCACCAGGGCATTATTGATACATGTTTATATCATCCAACGAATAAATACTCACGGGAGGTAGCCACCGCGCCGCTTGATAGGCTATTGTATGGGTGTGACTGTGAGACATGTAGCGAATACTGCGGAGATGATGAGTTAAATTTCGCGTACCGCTATGCTGTCCCTGATGAGGATCAGGTGTATGTCCGGGATGGCTACTTTTGCGTACAAGATCGGCGGATTTGTCGCACCGATCATTTACGGCTGCCGGGCGCGCACAACCTCGAGAACGCCTGTGCGGCGATGAGCGCAGTGACAGAATTGCCGATCACGGTGACCGACGAGCAGTATGCGGCTGGATTAGAGAGTTTTACGGGATTGCCACATCGATTAAAATTTGTTACTGAGAAAAATGGTGTGAAGTATTACGATGACAGTATCGCTACCACGCCAGGCAGTGCCATTGCGGCGCTGCGGGCGTTTGAAGCGCCGAAAGTGCTGATCGTCGGTGGGTACGACAAGGGGGCGGATTATGATGAAATGGCCACGGAGATTGCCAGACAAACGGTGCGGGCGGTGATTATCATCGGGGAAAACGCGGCGAAGATTGAGCAGTCGC
The window above is part of the Candidatus Saccharibacteria bacterium oral taxon 488 genome. Proteins encoded here:
- the murD gene encoding UDP-N-acetylmuramoyl-L-alanine--D-glutamate ligase, producing the protein MKIVIAGYGLEGISSLRYFRQAFPDAKFVIADQKAVENAPDGVAVRTGESVFAEQLQDADMVVRAPGVPPRLLKTSGKIWSATNEFFDKCPAPIIGVTGTKGKGTTCSLIAAILRAAGQTVHLVGNIGVPALDALPNITKDDFVVYELSSFQLWDLEKSPTIAVVLMIEPDHLEVHTDFAEYLDAKKNICRHQGIIDTCLYHPTNKYSREVATAPLDRLLYGCDCETCSEYCGDDELNFAYRYAVPDEDQVYVRDGYFCVQDRRICRTDHLRLPGAHNLENACAAMSAVTELPITVTDEQYAAGLESFTGLPHRLKFVTEKNGVKYYDDSIATTPGSAIAALRAFEAPKVLIVGGYDKGADYDEMATEIARQTVRAVIIIGENAAKIEQSLHQASVAATTVVLGQTTMVDVVAQASQLSRPGDVVILSPAAASFGMFKNYVDRGEQFVAAVEKL